CGCTTCTTTCAGATTCTGGGATATATTGGGTTTCCCATCGCAATGCTTCTAGCCTCATGCCTAGATTCGCAACTCGTCCTGTGGGATTATCGGCAGCATTCACGGCTGCACTAGCTAGGGTTGCAAATCCATTGGCAATATCGCGGGGAATCTTCTTTTCTTTTTCGACTTGAATTGGTTTGTTCTCTGGCAGATTCTTGTCGATAATTTCTTGGATTAGGGTTGGATACTGCTCAATGATTTTCTGGGAACTTGCTTGCTGTTCAGGGGTTAATTCGCTGGGAATAATCCCCACGCGATCGCCGTCAAAGTCGATGACCAGTCGTTTCGCATCGTTGGGATTGAGGTAACAAACTCCTCTCTGCTTATAGGCTTCGGGATCTAATTCACGTAAAACTGTAAGGTTATTCGTAAATACATCAAAGTTGGCAGCATTGGCGACGGGACTGCGATAGATAGCAACTTCAGATCCATCGGGTAGTCCTGTAAAACTGACTTCGCCTTCTTGCAGTTGGTTGTGCGGTTGAGCGATGCCACTAGGGACGTAAACGCCTCCTGTGGCTACTTCTTGCCATTCACTTTGCAGGAATTCTCGCAGTCGTTTAGCGATGTCTTCCATTTCTAATATCTGACAATGACCGCCTTCGATTAGGTCGGTTTTAAGGATGTCATACAGCCAATCTTGGTATTCTTCGTTAGGGGAGGCTACTTGCTCTCGTTTAATTTCATTGGCTGTTGTGTTTTCTTGTTGGCTCAATCCCAGTTCTAGTGCGAGTTCAGGCTCGATGATTTGTTTAATGTTATCGCGATCGCCTATTTCCTCTTGCCTTTGCTGTTGTCGCTTTTCATGGCGCTCGATATACAGTTGCGCTATCTTACGCGGGTCGGATTGGGCTTCAGCGAGGCGTTCGGCTTTGATTTTGAGTTTGGGGAGTACGTCTGCTTGGACTCCTTCTGGGAAGAAGACAAGAGCTTGAGTACCTAGTTTCTGCTCGGTGAATCTGGCATCTTCTTTCCTTGACCAGAATAGGCTAATCTCATGGATTCCTGTGGTGGTGGTTTTGTTGTCGCCTTTGATGCTCGATTTGGCAATAATCCCATCAACTTCTAGGGCTTGACAGAGCAAACTGGCTCGGCAGGTTCCTTTGATGACACCCTGCCACTCAGGTACGGCGGCGCGATATTGAAATGGGCGGTTTGGTTCGGCTTGCAGTTGGGTTGCTAGGTCTGGTGAGATCAGGCTATAGCAGTCGCCTAGCTTACTGGCGATTAAGCCCATTGCTTTATCGCTGATAGTAATCCCGTTGCTGAGAGTGATGGGTTGCTGCCCCCAGTCAGCGCTGTATGTTCCTACTGAATCTTGACTCAGGGTTTCATCATCGATGATCAGGATTCTGGCTTGCTCTTTAAATATTGATGTCTTGGCTTCGGAGACGGGCAAGCTGCCATAGGCGACAGCATCGCTATGATTGGTGAAGATTTCTTGGCTTACCTTTTCAGCGATCTGGCGATCTCCAAAGTAAGCGGTTCTTCCATTGGCAAGAATTAGATACAGTCCTTGCTCTTGCAATCGCTCGATGTCTCTTTCGGTGATGCCGTCGTACATCTTGCCAACAGCAAGTTTACTCGGCTCAATATCTTTCCCGATCTTCAGTTCGAGGTAGCTATGCTCAACGGTTTTCGGGGGCAAGGGTAACTCTTGCCCTGTCTTCAGGTCGATCTGTCTAAATTCCATATTGTCATTTCTCGCTAGAATTCAAAGTCAATTTCCGCTTCTTTATTTGGTTTAGTTCCTTGTGTTTTCGGTTTGGCTTTTGCCTTTTTGGGCTTTGGTTCTGCATCTTCGTCATACAGTGAATACTGTGATTCATAGCGTGCTATGTCATCAAAGCTGGCTAGTCCTTCGCTCAGTAGTTCGTCGTAGGTATAGCCTGCATCAATCTTGGACTGAATATTGTTTCTCATTGGTTCCTCTTTAGGTGTTTAGAATGGAATACAACAGATTTGAGAGAATGTAATCGCTCGATTATATTCTCTCAATTTCTTTGGATTGAGAATATTGTTCGTACAAATTCTGGAATTGTCAATACTCCATTATGGTAGTTTTAGCTTCATCGGCGAATCGCTAGATTTTCCAATAGTCTCAAGTTGGCTGTATTTTGGTTTTAGTTTCATTTCTTCTGTATGACCGTGCTCAATCTCAATCAAGCTGATTTGTCCGACATTCGTTTAATTGCTTCCGATGTTGATGGTACTCTTACCCACAATGGAAAATTCTCATCCGATTTCATCTCGACTCTTCTCAATTTACAATCGGCAGGAATCAAAGTCCTATTAGTGACTGGTCGCTCAGCGGGTTGGGTCAGTGCTTTGGTGAATTATTTACCTGTGACTGGGGCGATCGCGGAAAATGGTGGTTTGTTTTTACAGCCAAATGGTCATCAAAATTTGCTCTCTTCGATTCCTAACCTATCTAGACATCGCATTCTACTGGAAAATGCTTTCCATCACATTAAGCAGAAATTTCCTCATCTTCAGACTTCCACTGATAATCAATTCCGTATTACTGATTGGACTTTTGATGTCAATGATTTATCGACTGATGATATTCAAGTAATCTCTTCACAATGTCAGCAAATGGGTTGGAGTTTCACGTACAGCAATGTCCAATGTCATATCAAACCACCGCACCAAGATAAAGCAACTGGCTTAGAGATAGTACTCAAAAATCATTTTCCTGAACTCAATTCACAGAAAGTGCTAACTGTTGGCGATAGCCCTAATGACGAGGCTATGTTTAATCCTGTAAAATTTCCCATCTCGGTCGGCGTGGCAAATGTGCTTCACTATCAAGACAAGATCCTGCATTTACCCCAATACGTTACCCATGCTTCTGAGTTTGCTGGTTTTTCTGAGTTAGCAAAATTATTACTACAAAAGTAAAAGCGGCGCATCGCACCGTCTCTTATTTTTTGTGAAGAACTTACGGTTTAGCGATCGCCTGTCATCAATAACAATTGCACCAGTTGCAGTGCTTCTTAGATTGCTATGGCTACACATTATTCATGATGATGCATCAATGTCTTTGTTAGCTCAGCCTCTAACGGTAGTGAAATTCTTAACTTATCTTAAACACTATGAAGTCATTGCAATCAGTAAAGTGGTAAAAACCAGAATGGCATGGATACTGAAAGTACTCCTTGTTCAAAAATATTACCGCAGATGACATTATGGCAATCCTGACTCGGGATCGACCCCAACTACAATAAAATTCTGAAATTTAATGCAACAGATTTTCTGCGATCGCTGTATGCTTAGTGTGTATTATTAATGTGACGCTTTTTATCTATAGGAGATTACTAAACTAGTTTTTCCCTTCAACACCAAAAAAGCCAGTGATTCCAGCCACTAGCTCTTTGATGACCCGAAGGTTTTTAAATTGAATATCCGGAAATGGACAGATGTTGCTTTGACGAGGCAATTTTGTTCAGCGCTTCACTATATCTTAACGCAAGATATAAGTTTAGCAACAGTTTTTTATGCGAATTTTTAAAATTCAGCAAAAAACTAGAATTGAAGCGTTGAAATAGACCCAAAAAATCTGCTCATTTCCTGATTGAAGCCCCTACAAACCTTACAATCAGGACAATCTAGATGTCATTAAATTTGCGAGACTTGCCTCGGCAGATCGGGAAAGCGATCGCCCGTGACAAGCAAAAAAGAGGTCAACAAACATGACCTCACATAAAGATCGTATTTGCAACACTGTCGATTCAAAATTTACGACCAAAGGCTTAGAACCAAATTCATTAACCACCACCGAATTAGCAGCGCAAACCTTTGCCAGCTTTTTCCCCTATTCGTGGAACTTTATCTATGCCAAAAATATAGATCGGACGAGCAAACCAGAATGGAAAACCGAAACCCGCTACCCCATCACGGGAAGGCGATTGTACGACTATTGGGCTGATAACGAAACGCTGATCGGCGTAAGATTTGACAACCAAACCGAATACGCCCTGATCGACATAGACAGGGGCAGCCCCTACCACCCCAGCAACAACCATGAAAAATTTAAAACCGTACTGCAAGCCCTAGAAGACATAGGACTAGTCAGACCGCTAATTGTACAGAGTTCGCATAGCGAAGGACTGCACATCTACTATCCCCTCTGGCAAGAAGTACCCAGCTTTGGCATCGCCTGCGCGATCAAAGCCAGCCTGCAAAAAAATAATTGCGAAATCGCTGCAGGAGTAATCGAAACCTTCCCCAACACCAAAAAATACGACTCAGAATACAACGGACATAGACTGCCCCTGCAAACAGGCAGTTACCAACTCGACAACGACCTCCAGATCGTCGGACGAGATCTAAATCAATTTGTCGAAACATGGCTGACCGTACAAGAACATCAAGACATTGACCTATTAAAACAGGCGATCGCCGAAGCCACAGCCAACTATCAACCACCCAAAGACAACCGCAAACCAATTAAATGGCGAGAAGACCTAGAAAAACAAATCGAAGCAGGATGGACAGGACAGGGACAATCCAACCAACTGTTATATCTAATGGGCAAATACGCCAGAGTCTTCTTAGGATGTGAAGAAGACAAAGCGATCGCCGAATACATCACCAAAACAGCAAAAGCCGCCTCAGGATTCCTAAAATATTGCGGAGACATCAAGAGACTCGAACAAAAAGCCAAAGACATCGCCAAATGGTGTATGAAGCATCATTTCCCATGGGGAAGTAAAAAGGAAGAACAAACAAACGACGAAAGTGAAGATATAGAAAACAAAAAAGCCCAGAAACAAGCAGAAAGACTCGAACGCATCCGAACAACCGTAAACGAACTAAATAAAACAGGAGAAATGCCAGAAACAATCCGAGGGATGGCACAAGCGATCGCCAAAACAGCAAAAGTATCAGTAGAAACCCTATACGAAAACAAACAACTATGGCATCCAGAATTCACCGAATCGCGTAACAGTCCAAATGCAAACAATCCCGCATCATCCCCCATCGCGATCCCCCTCCTAATCGAACAAGCTGAAACCCAGACAGAAAGGACTGTTACAGAAAAAGCCCTATATAAAGCGTTAGGCTGCTCTGAAACGCCCTTGCGAGGGCAAGAATTGCCAAAATTTGCCGACGTTGATTTTCAAGCCCCCACTCACTCGTCAAATTCGTCCCAAAAAACTAGTGATCCGATGTGGATCGAGACCCACGGCAGGCTAAGTCCGCCAAAAACTGAAAGCTCCAAAAGAGCGATCTCTCAAAATCCATCTCCGAAAACTGCCAATGCCGATTGCTTGCGACCTTATGAACCACCAAAATCTGAGCCTATCTCGGCGATTGGAAGCAGGATTGGCTATCTGAAAGCTTTACTAGAAACGCCAATTTTGCGTAGGAGTAAATCTGCATCGGAAATTGCTAGCTTGCAAGCCGAACTGGAAAGACTAGAACGCGATCGGCAGACAAACTCTAGTCCCTAATGGGTGTAGATACAGGATTCGTGGTGCGGTGCGGTTCTGAGAAACTAGCCCGTAATCGGGCGATCACTCTCTGGATGGTGACAAGATTTATTTCTTATAGGATTTTGCTCTCGGTGATATTCCATACTCTGATTAAGTCTGGGGATATCACTTCTGAGGCGATGTAACCAAACTATGGCTAACGTTTCCTAGTGGACTGTTTCATCTAAAGTGATGCAATAGTCGATCTATCAAAAAACTGTCAAGAATGGCTTCGCCAAGTTTTCTATTGCACTATTTTAGATGAAACAGTCCACTAGTCTGTCTTTACCAATATCCCCACAAACCTTTACTCTCTATGGCTACCCTTGTTAAGGTGCAAAAATAGCGAACGTAGATTGGTTGTTTCAGCTTTCAAAAATCCATTTTCTTGGACTTTTGACATGATGTTTTACAGATCTATATTGCTGGAATCATGTAAGCTCAATATTCAAGATTAAAGATTCTTGAATATTGAGCTTACATGATTCAATATTCAAGAATCTTTAATCTTGAATATATATTTTCCTCTTACTTGAGCTTTTAATCCAGGATCTTCATTGCTCAGAATAATTTGAGTACAGCTTGAGTCCTTACTTAATGCACAATTTCTTTTCATCTTTGTGTTAGCTTTTCTTTAGCAAATTATCAAGATCGAGTGGGCAATCTTGTTTCAAGAATCATCAATCAAGATTCTTGAAACAAGATTGCTAGTTGTATATATCTAGTAATGGTTAGTGTCATGAGTTATTCGCGCTCCAGATTTTGGCTTTTTGAAACCTTTACACAGAGCCACTCAATTTTTACGCTTTGGTCGAGCGCGAATAACTCATGACACTAACAGTAATGACTATCTGCTGAAGCTAAATTTCTCTGCTTGCCTAAAAAGTAAGATTTGCTTGCAGTAAACAGTAAGCGATCAATGTGGGGGCAACGCACGCAAAGAAAATTTTTGCACTTAGCTTACAAAAACTTATCTGATATGGATGTTAAATGCACCATGATTCTGGTACAGGTTATCGCACTGAAATTAAGAATATTCAGTGACAACATTGCCCAATGTAGAAAGTAGACTTTTTGCAATCCCTAAAGTTTGAATTTTAATGGGAATCTTGATTCAAGATTCAAGATAGTTGAATGTAGTTCTTCCTTAGTCTGGATTTCCTCCCAGTTGATTGGTATTGCTCGAAATAATTCGAGCAATGCTTGAACCCATACTTCCTCAATCTTCTGCCCGTGCTTTCGTTTAACTTGTTTCAGCAAATTATCAAGCTAGTCAATTAATTCAAGTGAAAGTCTGAGATTAATTTTTTTCTTTTTTACCATCAATCAAGAATGATGGTTCTTGATTCTTGATTAAAGATTCTTCTTCGGGGTCGGTGTTACTATAGATACCTTGAGCTAGACGGTTGTTGCCTAATTTCGATCTCTTTAGTGCTATTAATTCCCTATACGCTTTTGCTCATATTCCGTTGGAATCGTATTCAAAATAGAAATTCCATGACTTGGAGCCTCACGCAATGTCACTGTTTCAGGAATCACGGCTTTAAACATGCGATCGCCAGAGTGATTATGTAAGGATTGCTGCGCCCAGTGCAATTTTCTCCGATCCTTCTTGTGTCATGTTTGACAAATTATTAGGCTATTTGTTTAGTCTTTTTTCAAGAATCTTGATTAATGATTAAATATTCTTGAAATATTACCTATATGAGCTTATTAAAGATATTGTGAGAGGCTAGCTACAAATTATTTTGGGTTACTAAAAAGTTGACCAATCTTGAATTATGTAAGACTTTCGATATCTGAAAGTAGAATTGTGGCTGTCAAGAATATTTAAACTTGAATCTTGATTCAAGTTTAAATATTCTTGAATATATGATTTCAAGGGGTTTAAGCTTTTAATGCTCAAAATATTTTGATTGCATCTTCAGGCCGTCCTTATTGCATAAATTATTTTCAATCTTTAAGTTGTTCCTTTTTGAGCAAATTCTCAAGCTAGAACGAACAATCTTGTTTCAAGAATAATTAATCAAGATTCTTGAAACAAGATTGTTCAATGTACAAATCTAGGAATGGCTAATCCTTTCCCACTCAAAAAATAAGCATACGATTAGTCCCCAGAACGATCTTTTCTAAGGTGAGTTCTCGCCTAGGTAAGTGCCTAATTTTGCTCTGGGAAGGGAGTATAGCTGAAGCGAATTGTCTCTGCTAGCTTAAAAAGTAAGATTTGCTTGAAGTAAATCGTAAGCGATCAATGTAATTGAATTGTGTTGTGGGTGCAAAGTACCCACAACACAATTATAAAAGAAGCTATTAGTTATCTTGAAACTTGATTCTTGATTCAAGTTTAAATAAGCTTGAACGTAGGTCTTCCTCAGTCTGGATTTCCTCCCAGTCGATCGGCATTGCTCGAAATAATTCGAGCGCAGCTTGAACCCATACTTCCTTAGCAATCTTCTGCCCGTGCTTTCGTTTACCTTGTTTCAGCAAATTATCAAGCCAGTCATTTAATTCGAGTGACAGTCTGAGATTAATTTTTTCTTTTTCCCCATCAATCAAGAATGATGATTCTTGATTGATGGTTATTGATTCTTGATTCTTGATTAAAGATTCTTCTTCAGGTTCGGTCTTACTAAAGATACCTTGCGCTAGTGGATTGTTGCCTAATGCCGATCTCTTTACTGCCATTTCATTACCTCATCAACTAATTCCCTATATGCTTTTGCTCCTGTCCCGTTGGCATCGTATTCAAAAATAGATAGCCCATGACTGGGAGCCTCACGCAATTTCACAGTTTCAGGTATCACAGCTTTAAACATGCGATCACCAAAGTGATTATGTAAGGATTGCTGAACTTCTTTGCTCAAGTTGTTGCGCCCATCGAACCGAGTCGCAAGAGCGCCAGCGATCTGTATTGGATGTTCTAGAGAGTCTCGTATTAATGAAAGAGCGCGTTCGATTCCCTTGATTCCAAGTAACCCGAGGTAGCTCATGTCTACAGGAATAATTACACCTTCGGCAGCCATGAGTGCATTGATTGTAAATACGCCAATGTTTGGTGGACAGTCAATCAAGATAAAGTCATATTGTGCTTCGACCGACGCGATCGCTTTCCTCAGTAACAATTCTCTACCTGGCAGTCCCGAAATTGGGATCTCTTCCTCGGCAAGGAGGATGTTGGAGGGCGCTACATCGACCCCCGAATTAGTCTTGACAATAATTTCGGACAACTTAGCGTGACGCTGAAGAACATCCTTTAACTGTTTTTGCAGTTGCCATATTTCAATACCTAATGCTGCCCCAGCGTTTCCCTGCGAGTCAATGTCTATAATCAAAACTCGTTTTTGGTGAAATTTAACTAGTCCTACGGCTAGGTTATAAGCAGTTGTTGATTTGCCTACTCCACCTTTCATATTGAATACAGATAGCTTGATAGCCATTATTGATCTTGATGAAAGTTCAAAAGCAATAATATAGAATCTTTAATCAATAGTCAAGACTCTTGAAAAATATAATCAAGAATCTTGAAAGACTTAATTCAAGATTCTTGAATTTTTGCTTTTCCTATCTGTGAGCAGCTTAACCCAAAATAATTTGTTGAGTTTTATGCACTGCTGCAATCAAGATATTTGCCGCACGATCAATTTCTACATCGGTTGTGAATTTGCCAATGCTAATTCGTAAGGCTCCTTCAATGAGGTTTGTGGGTAGGTTAATGGCTTGCAAAACATGAGAAGCAGCCTCAACTCCTGATGCACAAGCCGAGCCTGTCGCGATCGCTAGTTGGTCGTGAATTCTAGCAATGATTGCTTTATTGGGAATATTGGGTATAGAAATATGCAAGTTTCCCGCCAATCGGTTGAGGCGATCGCCATTGATCACAAGTTCAGGAATACTCTCTAGTAATAAATATTGGAGGCGATCGCGTTTAGCCGCAATTACTTGTTCGTCTTCCGACATTTCTTGCTGGCGCAAGCGGCAAGCTTCACCTAGCCCAGCAATTCCTGCGACGTTGAGCGTTCCTGCTCTGATCCCTTTTTGTTGTCCACCTCCATAGATAAGTGGTTCTAGCTGATAGCCTTTACGCAAAATTAAGGCTCCAATGCCTTTAGGAGCATACATTTTATGTCCTGATAGTGTCAGATAGGTAATGCCCCAGTCTCGAAAGTTAATGGGGATTTTGCCAACAGCTTGGGTGGCATCGCAAAGAAAG
This window of the Pseudanabaena sp. ABRG5-3 genome carries:
- a CDS encoding HAD family hydrolase, with protein sequence MTVLNLNQADLSDIRLIASDVDGTLTHNGKFSSDFISTLLNLQSAGIKVLLVTGRSAGWVSALVNYLPVTGAIAENGGLFLQPNGHQNLLSSIPNLSRHRILLENAFHHIKQKFPHLQTSTDNQFRITDWTFDVNDLSTDDIQVISSQCQQMGWSFTYSNVQCHIKPPHQDKATGLEIVLKNHFPELNSQKVLTVGDSPNDEAMFNPVKFPISVGVANVLHYQDKILHLPQYVTHASEFAGFSELAKLLLQK
- a CDS encoding ParA family protein — translated: MHWAQQSLHNHSGDRMFKAVIPETVTLREAPSHGISILNTIPTEYEQKRIGN
- a CDS encoding ParA family protein, with protein sequence MAIKLSVFNMKGGVGKSTTAYNLAVGLVKFHQKRVLIIDIDSQGNAGAALGIEIWQLQKQLKDVLQRHAKLSEIIVKTNSGVDVAPSNILLAEEEIPISGLPGRELLLRKAIASVEAQYDFILIDCPPNIGVFTINALMAAEGVIIPVDMSYLGLLGIKGIERALSLIRDSLEHPIQIAGALATRFDGRNNLSKEVQQSLHNHFGDRMFKAVIPETVKLREAPSHGLSIFEYDANGTGAKAYRELVDEVMKWQ
- a CDS encoding cysteine desulfurase family protein; protein product: MKLNYPIYLDYHSTTPCDRRVADVVLHYMTTAFGNASSTDHIYGDKADHAVKQATKQIADLVGAVPREVIFTSGATESINLVLRGLPQKSPSSHKLKIAVLPIEHKAVLDTCDALTKKGLAEIIFLKVDRQGKLDLENLETTCSQGIDLICVMAANNEIGTIYPLQEIGAITQQYDIPFLCDATQAVGKIPINFRDWGITYLTLSGHKMYAPKGIGALILRKGYQLEPLIYGGGQQKGIRAGTLNVAGIAGLGEACRLRQQEMSEDEQVIAAKRDRLQYLLLESIPELVINGDRLNRLAGNLHISIPNIPNKAIIARIHDQLAIATGSACASGVEAASHVLQAINLPTNLIEGALRISIGKFTTDVEIDRAANILIAAVHKTQQIILG